The segment GTAGAGTGACGCTGCAACTACTCCCTCAATACTTCTACCCCTAATGAGTTTGTTTTCTACTGCACTTCTGTAGACTACAGATGCTGCTTCCCTTACGCTTCTTGGAAGACCAAGTCTGGAAGAATCCCGGTCTAATTCACTCAATGCAAAAGCCAGATTTCTCTCAGTAGCCCCCGAAATTCTGATTTTCCTCTGCCACTTCCTCAAACGGTACCATTGAGCACGGTTTCTTGCAGGAATATCCCTACCGTAAATATCTTTATTTCTCCAATCAATCATGGTTGAGAGACCTTTATCGTGGATAGTATAGGTTATAGGTGCTCCTACACGAGTACGTTTGTCTCTTTGTTCGTGATCAAAGGCCCTCCATTCTGGACCCATGTCCACCAGATTGTCATCAATTACCAATCCGCAACTACCACATACAATTTCTGCTCTTTCGTAATCTCCCCTGAGATCTTCAGAGCCACATTCTGGACATTTAGTTTCTTTTTCCGTTTCGGAAACGTCACTTTTCATCTTTTCTTTCGTTTTTTACGCCCCCATTTTTTCACGGGTTTTGTGCTAACATACAACTCTTCTCCAACTTGGTCGTGGAATACATCAGAATTTTTTGTTCGAAATGGTTTTATAGTTACATAAGGTTTCTTAGTAGGACCAAAAACATCATGTACTTTTCCAATTCGTTTATTATCCTTAGTAAAAACAGGCAGCCCTAAAGCTGGGCTTTGACTAGATCTTGCTATAATATTCCCCTTGTTGGAGATGTGTGAAATGGTTCCCAATATTTTCATTTTAAAACCGAAAACTTAATATGTACTCTTATTTTACACAAGTCATATATAAATGTTTCGATACCATTATATAAAAAGAATATTTATCTTAAAAGTATTTTTCCCTTAAAATCTCTTTAAAAAGATTTCTATTTGGTTAATTGAAATTGAGTCCATATTCAATCTTTTAAATAGTTTATAAAGAAAATTGCCATGAAAGTAATATTACAACAGAATAATATCTATTTAACCTCGATGGGTTTTTTATCGCTGACAATTATTTTTCCATAGTAAAACGCGGCGAATGCTCCAATCAATGTTGGGGCAATATAACTGGCCAGTCTATCAATAACACTGGCGGCCACAACATAATCCGCAGAAATACCAGCTACTGCAAAAAGCCCTATCAAAACTGCTTCACGTATTCCCAAGGATCCCGGTAAAATAGGTAGCAGGGAGATCATTATCCCAATAGTGTAAATTATAACCACTGGAAGAATTGGTGCATGTACTCCCACCGCTAAAAAACAAACGTACATACGCACAATATCCAGACCCCACATCCCAAAAGACAGGAAAAATCCGATTAAAAGCACTTTTCTATCTTTAAGGGCCATTGCAAATCCCGTGGTAAATCTATTGATATAAAAAATAATTTTTTGACTTATATCAGAAAATCGAATTTCTTTGCGAGTTAATTTTAAAAAAAATGGGAATACTGACTTAGCAACAGATAAAGCAATTTTTTGAGCGATTTCCTTATTAACTCCTGCATAAATAACTACACTGAAAAACATTATAGATAAAATAATAAGCACACTAACAATCAAGCGAGTCCAAATAGAAATATTCCAAGTTAAAATTAAAATTGCTGCAAGTATAGAAATAATAACAAAAGGCATGAATTCGAACACCCTATCCGCAGTAGAAGATGCAAATCCTATTTCAAAAGGAGTTCCTTTAACTTCCCGCAATATATAAGCCCTTAATGGTTCCCCTCCAGCAGCCCCAGGAGTTATATTATTTCCAAAAAGGCTGGCAAAAAGCATTCCCATTACACTAATATATTTAGGTGATTCGTCAACTACATCCAAAATCATCTTCCACCGCAGAGCCCATAATAGAAGAATACCTGCTTCCAGGGCAAAGTTCAGTGCTAAGAACCAGCGATTAGTTTTTTCTAAAACCATCAAAATATCATTTAGCCCTGCAAAAGCTGAAATAGCGAAAATCAGTACTGCTACCCCTATAAATGATAAGATAATGGCTTTTTTATGTTGGCGGATGTAATCAAAAACATCCTGCTTTTGAACCTCATTTTCTAAAGAAGACATTTAAACTCCTAATATTAATAATCATAATTAGATAAACTCAGAATACTAATTAAATTAAGTAAATTTAAAATACAATGAATTTAATCTAGGCCCAGTATATTTAAAAGAGATTTTCCTGATTTAAGCTGGTTTCTAATGGTTATCTCCTTTGATTTTATTGCGCTGGTCTTTTCAATTACTTCACTCAAAATCGGTTTAGGGACAACCACTACTCCACATTCATCCCCCAGAACATAATCTCCAGGATTAACTTCATATCCATTAAATTCAAGTGGCATATTAATTTCACCATTTAATAAAGATTTACCTGCATTAGGAATTATTTTTTTTGAAAATACAGGATAATGCATTTTTTTAAGTGCATCTAAATCCCTACAAGCGCCATAAATTATAGTACCTGCTAACCCTTTCATCTCTGCAGCAGTAGAAGTTAGTTCACCCCAAACCGCATTATCTTCACCTTCGGCGAATATGAAAAGAACGTCCCCTTTATCTGCTTCATCAATTGCTTTAACCGAAGTACCCCAATCATAATCGTTAGTTCTTACGGTAACAATTTTTCCACTGATTTTCTGATTATTTAGCGATTTTAAACCATTTATTACTCCGTTAATCCCAGTGATTTCATTCATTGCATCTGAGAGTTGAGGGGTTGATAAAAATCTTAAAGTATCTAAATCATCTCTGCTGGAAGATTCCTTCTTTCTTGCGGCGAATTTTTGGCGAAGCATGGAAGGAGATAATTTATTTTTTTCTACCATTTAGAATCAATCCTGAGGTGTAGTAACCTCTTCAACCATAGTTCTACCTGCAACAACCTCATCCACACTGTGTATTGAACCACCGTAATCTTCAATGGCCTTGGAAATCTCTTCAAAATTTAAATCATTGCCCTGTATGGTAACTTTAATATTTTCAGTTTCCTTGTCAATCTCCATTAAAGTTATATTTACACCTTCAACACCACTCAATTCACTTAAATATTTGGCATAATAGGGTATAATCGGATCATGAGGTTTTAATATATCTAAAACAATTCTAATTAGGCCTTTTGCCACTTATATTTCCTCCAGATAATTCTTGAATTTAAATTATTTAAAATAATGTTTTATATAAACCTTTTTGTAAAATCACTTTTTCTTTAGTTAATTTATTTTAGAGAATATATTTAAAACTTTAGTATAATTAATTTAATTAAATAAATATATGTACAAATTAAAATAATTGGAATCAAATACCTTAAAATCAGATTTTATCTTAAAATAAAAATATTGATGCTTTTTAGACAAAAATAAAAATTTATAATTATCCAAATTAAATTATATGTTGTAAAAATACTATTTAAAATAAAATATTGTCTTATGGAATTTTTTAACTGGGATTCACACATCTGCAATTTTATATATGAGTTTATGCATATAGTGACATAGATACTATTACACATCATAAAGGGCTTAACATGAGTTTAAGGAGATTGTTACATTTAAGTGAAGAACTCGAGAAACTCAAATACTATAGCGAACAAGGAGTGCCTATCATTATAGAGGGCAGAAAAGATGAAAAAGCTCTTAAAGACTTGGGCATAGAAGGTTATTTCATAAAAGTTTCAGGAACACCTTTAAATCTCTTTGAAATCGCTGAAATTGCGGCCAAATCATCAAAAGTAATCATTCTTACGGATTTTGATAAAAAAGGCAATCAATTAGCTAAAAGACTATCACAAGATATACAGAGTTTGGGGTCTAATCCCGATATGCAAATTAGGCGCAAAATCATGGGCATGACCCGTAAATACATCAAAGATATACAGAGTCTTCCTAAACATGTGAGTCGACTTGAGCTTGAAGTTTGTCCCTATGGATGCTGTTGGTAATCACTGTTATCCATCTGTAATGGTTTTCTAATATCATAATTACAGATTATCATATTTGATAACTAATATTATCCCTGAAAGTATCTAAGAAATTTAGGGAGGCTTAACATGGGAAAAGCTGAAGAAATAAGCACAACCAAGTATCTCATTCACGCTCAAATTAACGCTAATGGAATCGTAGAAAAGCCAGATGTCGTAGGAGCCATATTTGGCCAGACCGAAGGGCTTTTAAGCAATGATTTAGATCTCAGAGAACTTCAAAAAACAGGACGAATAGGTAGAATCAAAGTTAACATCAATTCCCGGGGGGGACGATCCAAAGGGGAAATAGTTATACCATCTAGTCTTGACCGAGTAGAAACTGCTATTCTTGCTGCATCTCTGGAAACTATAAATAGAGTTGGACCTTGTGAAGCATATATCCAGGTTTCCAAAGTAGAAGATGTCCGCGCAGTTAAACGCAAAAAAGTAGTGGATCGGGCAAAAGAAATTTATGCCGGTATGATGGATGAAGTCACACCAGAAAGCCTGAAAATGATCGAAGAAGTCAAAGAGGCTATGCGAATCCACGAAATAACAGAATTTGGAGATGAAAGGCTCCCAGCAGGACCAAATGTTCCAAGTTCTGACGCCATATTAGTCGTGGAAGGCAGATCCGATGTTTTAAATCTTTTAAAACATGGTATTAAAAATGCTATCGCTGTTGAAGGAGTTAGCGTTCCAAGGACTGTTGCAGAACTGACCAAGAAAAAAACAGTTACTGCCTTTGTTGATGGAGATCGTGGCGGAGAACTTATTTTAAAAGAGCTGCTTCAAGTTGGAGAAATCGATTATGTAACTCGAGCTCCAAAAGGAAAAGAAGTTGAAGATTTGGGTAAAGATGAAATTATGGTTGCCCTTAGAGATAAGGTACCTATAGAACAAATTTACCATGACTTAGGCGTGAAGCCAGTAGAAGAACCAAAAAGTGAAGACAAAGTGGTGGTATTGAAAAATATCCTCGCTGAATTAGAAGGTTCAGGTAACGCAGAAATATTAGACGACACTTTAAATATATTAAAAGAAGTGAAGGTCGAAAATTTATATGACGAATTAAAACGGGTAACTAACCACCCTTACGCAATAGTATTTGATGGTGTGGTTAGCCAGCGGCTAATTGATATTGCCTATGAAAAAGGCATTAAACATATTGTTGCCATTAGATCTGGAGAAGTCATTAAAAGGCCAGAAAAGATCAAAATAATTACTCGTTAGTTTATAAGTTGTATAACAATTAATCAATATCTGGAAGAATTTCATATATCTTCCATAAATTTATTTTTTTAAATTAATTTTTATATTTTAAAAAATATAATATAATATATATAAATTGTACTTAAAATACGCGGAAGACGTTAGTATGTACATAAACATGGCAAAAAAATATCTAGATGAAATAGAAACTACCAAGGATATTTTAATACCAAAAGACCCACTCGATAGAGTTATAGGTCATGAAGAAGTTATTTCTTTTGTTAGACTTGCAGCCAAGCAAAAAAGGAATCTGCTGTTAGTCGGCCCCCCAGGTATAGGCAAATCACTTATTGCCCAGGCCATCTCTTTTCATTTATCAGCCCCTACAGAAGAGATAATAGTCGTCCATAATCCAGAACATCCCGAAAGGCCATTTGTAGAAGCTAAAACAAGCAAAGAAATGGAACATGAAGTAATAAATATAGAGAAAGCTGAAGGAGAATTACTGGATCCTAAAAATGTTCCTGATGGTGTGGCTGAAAGACTCGGATTTAAATGCATCCACTGTGGGGATTATAATAGTGCTTATTTAAGTATATGCCCTAACTGTGGAGGGGACAAGTTTTCACATATAAATGCCCGTCGAAAGCATTTAGGTGATCTTTTAGGTATGTTCGAAATGAATTCTGATCAAATAAACATTCCTCAAGAAAGAATCACAACTACTCGCATTACTAATGGTCGTGAAGAAGTAGTTATCTATGAAAGAGTTGGTGGAGAAGAAATTAAAGTTCTTGATCAAAAAGCTCTGGAAAAAAGGCGTCAAATAGTTGAAGAAAAACCTAGAAATATTATTGTTCCATTAGAACGGAAAGTATTTGTACAAGCAACAGGGGCCAGTGAAACCGAATTACTGGGGGATGTTAGACATGATCCCTACGGAGGACACCCTGATTTAGGAACACAGCCTTACGAAAGAGTAGTTCCAGGCGCAATACATGAAGCGCACGAAGGTGTGCTATTTATTGATGAAATAGTGCATATATCAAAATTACAACGCTTTATCCTATCTGCTATGCAGGAAAAATCATTTCCAATTGTAGGGCGGAACCCTCAAAGTGCAGGAAGTTCTGTTAAAGTGGAAAATGTTCCATGCGACTTTATTTTTGTAGGAGCATGTAATATTGTAGATTTACAGTACATATTACCTCCTTTAAGGTCCAGAATTCAAGGCGAAGGCTATGAAATTCTAATGAACACTACCATGCCTGATAGTGAAGAGAATGAGAATAAAATAGCACAGTTTACAGCTCAAGAAATTGAATTAGATGGCAAAATACCTCACGCTACAAAAGGTGCGGTTGAAGAACTTGTCAAAGAAGCCCGGAAAAGAGCTAAAGTTATTGATGATAAAAAAGACGCTTTTACTCTACGGCTGCGAGATCTTGGCGGAGTTGTAAGGATGGCTGGAGATCTAGCAGTTATGGACAATAGTGAGTATATAACCAAAAGTCATGTGCATTTAGCTACAAAAAAGGCCATATCCATTGAAGACCAAATTTTAAAAAGATATCATACTTTTGAAAACGCACTGCAAAAAGATTTATCCAGTTCTCAAAGAATAATGAATCCACCCAAAGATTATCATAACGAAAACGTTGATCGCAGTTACATGTAGGATTTAGGGAAAAATTATTTATAAAAAAGATTATAAAGAGCTATGATAAGTATAAATAGTTATATCCAAACTTATCCAAAATATAATCTAAATTTGGTTCTATAATTAAAACTTATATCTAAAATAACTTAATCCTATCCTGATAACATGAATCACTATTCCCAAAAAACTGGAAATCCAACCACATTTCACTCTGAAGGTTTTTCTGAATCTTTTTCATCCCATTCCAATGATGACGAGAGAAAAACTTTATTAGAAGTTTATGATTTTCCAGACATGATTGAAGAATATCTCATTGAGCTGGAAATCAGAAATTACTCCCGCAATACCATAAAAACATATAAATCTATTGTAAATGGATTCCACACTTTTTTATTAAATGAAAAAGATTTGTATGATGAACGGAGAGTTTTAAGATCATTTAAAAGATACATACAATATCTTAAACGAGAAAAAAATGTATCTCAAAATTATATTTACTTAGTTACAGTAGTGGTAAAAAAATTCTTTGAATTCAACAACATTTATATCTTAAATGAAGTTAAAACTCCCAAAAGAACTAAATCACTGCCTAAATCCCTGAATGAAACTGAAGTGATGAATTTAATAAATGCTATGGATTGTAATGGCAATAATGGTAATGATTCTCCCCAACAAGTTAGCAATAAGCTTAGAAATAAGGTTATTTTAGCATTACTTTATTCTTCAGGCCTAAGAGTTTCTGAACTTGTTTCTCTAAAAAGTGATGATGTGGATTTAAGTGATAGGACTATCCGAATCAGAGGAAAAGGAGAAAAAGATCGTATTGTCCTCTTTGATGAGAAAACTAAAATATTAATGGAGAATTATTTTGAAATAAGATTAAATAAAGGAGATCATCTTTTTTTGAATCGTTTTGGTGATCCAATATCTCCCAGATATGTCCAGATGATGATCAAAAAATATGCCGAAAGTGCTGGGATTAAAAAGAAGGTTACACCTCACATTTTAAGACATTCATTTGCAACGCACCTTTTAAAAAATGGGGTGGATATTAGGGCCATACAACAACTCTTAGGAC is part of the Methanobacterium alcaliphilum genome and harbors:
- a CDS encoding RraA family protein; the encoded protein is MVEKNKLSPSMLRQKFAARKKESSSRDDLDTLRFLSTPQLSDAMNEITGINGVINGLKSLNNQKISGKIVTVRTNDYDWGTSVKAIDEADKGDVLFIFAEGEDNAVWGELTSTAAEMKGLAGTIIYGACRDLDALKKMHYPVFSKKIIPNAGKSLLNGEINMPLEFNGYEVNPGDYVLGDECGVVVVPKPILSEVIEKTSAIKSKEITIRNQLKSGKSLLNILGLD
- a CDS encoding ATP-binding protein, translated to MYINMAKKYLDEIETTKDILIPKDPLDRVIGHEEVISFVRLAAKQKRNLLLVGPPGIGKSLIAQAISFHLSAPTEEIIVVHNPEHPERPFVEAKTSKEMEHEVINIEKAEGELLDPKNVPDGVAERLGFKCIHCGDYNSAYLSICPNCGGDKFSHINARRKHLGDLLGMFEMNSDQINIPQERITTTRITNGREEVVIYERVGGEEIKVLDQKALEKRRQIVEEKPRNIIVPLERKVFVQATGASETELLGDVRHDPYGGHPDLGTQPYERVVPGAIHEAHEGVLFIDEIVHISKLQRFILSAMQEKSFPIVGRNPQSAGSSVKVENVPCDFIFVGACNIVDLQYILPPLRSRIQGEGYEILMNTTMPDSEENENKIAQFTAQEIELDGKIPHATKGAVEELVKEARKRAKVIDDKKDAFTLRLRDLGGVVRMAGDLAVMDNSEYITKSHVHLATKKAISIEDQILKRYHTFENALQKDLSSSQRIMNPPKDYHNENVDRSYM
- a CDS encoding transcription initiation factor IIB; translated protein: MKSDVSETEKETKCPECGSEDLRGDYERAEIVCGSCGLVIDDNLVDMGPEWRAFDHEQRDKRTRVGAPITYTIHDKGLSTMIDWRNKDIYGRDIPARNRAQWYRLRKWQRKIRISGATERNLAFALSELDRDSSRLGLPRSVREAASVVYRSAVENKLIRGRSIEGVVAASLYAACRRCNVPRTLDEIAEVSRVSKKEVGRTYRFLTRELNIKLPPTSPVDYVPRFASELGLSGEVQSKAIEIIEKAMEKGLTSGRGPTGVAAAALYIASVLLGERKTQRDVADIAGVTEVTIRNRYKELTEQLDMGVTL
- a CDS encoding toprim domain-containing protein, whose translation is MSLRRLLHLSEELEKLKYYSEQGVPIIIEGRKDEKALKDLGIEGYFIKVSGTPLNLFEIAEIAAKSSKVIILTDFDKKGNQLAKRLSQDIQSLGSNPDMQIRRKIMGMTRKYIKDIQSLPKHVSRLELEVCPYGCCW
- a CDS encoding DUF211 domain-containing protein, encoding MAKGLIRIVLDILKPHDPIIPYYAKYLSELSGVEGVNITLMEIDKETENIKVTIQGNDLNFEEISKAIEDYGGSIHSVDEVVAGRTMVEEVTTPQD
- the dnaG gene encoding DNA primase DnaG, which translates into the protein MGKAEEISTTKYLIHAQINANGIVEKPDVVGAIFGQTEGLLSNDLDLRELQKTGRIGRIKVNINSRGGRSKGEIVIPSSLDRVETAILAASLETINRVGPCEAYIQVSKVEDVRAVKRKKVVDRAKEIYAGMMDEVTPESLKMIEEVKEAMRIHEITEFGDERLPAGPNVPSSDAILVVEGRSDVLNLLKHGIKNAIAVEGVSVPRTVAELTKKKTVTAFVDGDRGGELILKELLQVGEIDYVTRAPKGKEVEDLGKDEIMVALRDKVPIEQIYHDLGVKPVEEPKSEDKVVVLKNILAELEGSGNAEILDDTLNILKEVKVENLYDELKRVTNHPYAIVFDGVVSQRLIDIAYEKGIKHIVAIRSGEVIKRPEKIKIITR
- the xerA gene encoding site-specific tyrosine recombinase/integron integrase, with the translated sequence MNHYSQKTGNPTTFHSEGFSESFSSHSNDDERKTLLEVYDFPDMIEEYLIELEIRNYSRNTIKTYKSIVNGFHTFLLNEKDLYDERRVLRSFKRYIQYLKREKNVSQNYIYLVTVVVKKFFEFNNIYILNEVKTPKRTKSLPKSLNETEVMNLINAMDCNGNNGNDSPQQVSNKLRNKVILALLYSSGLRVSELVSLKSDDVDLSDRTIRIRGKGEKDRIVLFDEKTKILMENYFEIRLNKGDHLFLNRFGDPISPRYVQMMIKKYAESAGIKKKVTPHILRHSFATHLLKNGVDIRAIQQLLGHSNLSTTQIYTSVDMQTLRNVYDRAKQ
- a CDS encoding UPF0104 family protein — translated: MSSLENEVQKQDVFDYIRQHKKAIILSFIGVAVLIFAISAFAGLNDILMVLEKTNRWFLALNFALEAGILLLWALRWKMILDVVDESPKYISVMGMLFASLFGNNITPGAAGGEPLRAYILREVKGTPFEIGFASSTADRVFEFMPFVIISILAAILILTWNISIWTRLIVSVLIILSIMFFSVVIYAGVNKEIAQKIALSVAKSVFPFFLKLTRKEIRFSDISQKIIFYINRFTTGFAMALKDRKVLLIGFFLSFGMWGLDIVRMYVCFLAVGVHAPILPVVIIYTIGIMISLLPILPGSLGIREAVLIGLFAVAGISADYVVAASVIDRLASYIAPTLIGAFAAFYYGKIIVSDKKPIEVK
- a CDS encoding H/ACA ribonucleoprotein complex subunit GAR1, with amino-acid sequence MKILGTISHISNKGNIIARSSQSPALGLPVFTKDNKRIGKVHDVFGPTKKPYVTIKPFRTKNSDVFHDQVGEELYVSTKPVKKWGRKKRKKR